One Ktedonobacterales bacterium genomic region harbors:
- a CDS encoding DNA-3-methyladenine glycosylase, with product MAKLSPAFYRQPTLELARALIGMTLLRAAPEGVSGGIIVETEGYLSAIDPAAHGYLRPTPRTRIMYGPPGYAYIYFSYGMHCMLNISTEPEGVGAAVLIRAIQPTVGLEWIRQRRGERLPLRDLARGPGRVCAALGLSLSENGVSLTDDSLWLDDQPTLAPDVVIANSTRIGISVGTDLPWRWYLVGCPYVSGPSSLNTPGNTPGREAARADSSAAD from the coding sequence ATCGCAAAGCTCTCTCCGGCGTTCTATAGGCAGCCCACGCTGGAACTTGCCCGCGCGCTGATCGGTATGACGCTGCTGCGGGCCGCACCGGAGGGTGTCAGCGGCGGCATCATCGTCGAAACCGAGGGGTATCTTTCGGCTATTGACCCGGCGGCGCATGGCTATCTTCGGCCCACGCCGCGCACCAGAATCATGTATGGCCCGCCTGGGTACGCCTACATCTATTTCAGCTATGGCATGCACTGTATGCTCAATATCAGTACGGAACCGGAGGGCGTTGGCGCTGCCGTCCTGATTCGCGCCATCCAGCCCACCGTAGGATTGGAATGGATACGCCAGCGTCGCGGCGAGCGCCTGCCGCTGCGCGACCTGGCGCGCGGGCCGGGGCGTGTCTGCGCTGCGCTGGGCCTGAGCCTGTCCGAAAATGGCGTCTCGCTGACCGACGATAGCCTCTGGCTGGATGACCAGCCGACGCTCGCGCCCGACGTGGTGATCGCCAATTCCACGCGGATTGGTATCAGCGTCGGCACAGACCTGCCCTGGCGCTGGTACCTGGTCGGTTGTCCGTATGTTTCTGGACCGTCCTCTCTAAATACCCCTGGGAATACTCCTGGCCGGGAGGCTGCGCGTGCCGATTCATCTGCTGCCGACTGA